The following proteins are co-located in the Solidesulfovibrio sp. genome:
- a CDS encoding translocation/assembly module TamB domain-containing protein, with amino-acid sequence MPNSTSASDNPSRQAPPGHPNPGRRRRFGRRLALGLGGCGGVLLLAWLALLTPAGLGGAAWLAEKAIRAGSGQTGTIRDVSGTLPFSLSVGRFALADDKGAWLIVSDAHFSWSPLALLRGRVLVNDVSADIVRLRRLPDPPAGAAEPVGTQWPPRFPRLPAILVDRLAVSRILLDAPVAGQDAAIGLSGRLAESGAGAVSLTLDARRLDGDRPLNLRLAGALNYADWKLAVKASLADAPGGLLASALAGPGAGALDVSLTGDGPLSAWKGRLTGTLAGASFLGADLGLAVPLEKAAMGAFSLDAGLTPPPGLLPDAAARLVGDAPTCRLAGRFGIVSGEVFLDRAELAAAAGTLAATAHLPADGQALTAQANVAVPDAALLDPSLAGSLAVAATASGAMERPKLAAIVTAKDFAAGPLRLDTARLAATAEPAGSLDGPFPGASLHLSGSIEGLAGPEGTSLLGQHLDLSLEAAVDGSGAVTAGSGRITGPGGAVRLADARYAGDRVSGDVDLTLADVAGAASLAGLRLTGGLALTAAVTADAAGRGKARAQLRLTGLASPTAGERDAVGLALAALLGPTPTLSVDGDFSPQGATVSGLKLTGKAVSLAGSAGYDAARETLSAKAALTTPDLAVLGPALDVKAGGALSCDIEASGKAASPRVTVKAVAEKPFWGELALTGATLEATADDVAGNAAGKLALAARREGESARLETAFALAGHRLTVKDLRLVAPEAAFSGEAAVALDTGRVSGKLSGNAASLAGLGRFTGQRLAGSLKLALTAEAGRDGQRLTADLGAANLAGPGLSAARLTVAADLADVTGAPRGKATVSGSGLAAGGLTLSSLTLAAAGDGKALSANLDTKGSLPGDKALEVAAKASLATAGKARKITVASLSGSLDKRRFSLAAPAVVGMEGEAISVSALALSFDKARIEVSGNLSPRAVSAKATLSGLPLHLLAAFGVAGVGGTGAATATVSGSPQRPEVAVEARVDGLVLAAEKNRDLPTLAVRAKAALAGGKASVTATIAPTGKKEAVTVEAAVAARFALSPFAWDMPAGGALSGRVTADSDLSQMAALLAQANTRIDGRLAADLRLGGTLGAPSVSGNLALAAKSLENADAGLVLRNVTVRAEAAGGVLTFAQAGGQDGRGGSFTLTGTVGVADLSNGPVDLALTLTRLRVAGLDLATVTADGKVTVTGNLSRLRAGGKITLGPADINLPTSMPPEVTVIPVTFVNDPNAPKKKGKAAPPAAARRIDLDLTVALGQAVYVRGLGLESRWGGQVTVTGTAAAPKVVGTYAVEKGRVELFGSNLEISKGDIVFHGETPPAPVIDILAQNTTNDVMAGVAITGDATNPSINLVSQPTLAHDEILSRILFGQSAANLSPLQAAQLAQAAASLYAGGTPTSILARTRRILGLDQLTLVSGKGGMSSTVLRAGKEIVKGVTVGVEQGMGAQTGAVSVEVQVTPNITIDSRVGANNKQGVGVNWKWDY; translated from the coding sequence TTGCCCAATTCTACTTCAGCATCGGACAATCCTTCTAGGCAGGCCCCGCCCGGCCACCCGAACCCGGGAAGGCGCCGGCGCTTCGGCCGCCGGCTGGCCCTGGGGCTCGGCGGCTGCGGCGGCGTGCTGCTGCTGGCCTGGCTTGCGCTGCTCACCCCGGCCGGCCTTGGCGGCGCGGCCTGGCTGGCCGAAAAAGCCATCCGGGCCGGCTCGGGCCAAACCGGCACCATCCGCGACGTCTCCGGCACGCTGCCCTTTTCCCTGTCCGTGGGCCGGTTCGCCCTGGCCGACGACAAGGGCGCCTGGCTCATCGTCAGCGACGCCCATTTCTCCTGGTCGCCCCTGGCCCTGCTGCGCGGCCGGGTGCTCGTCAACGACGTTTCCGCCGACATCGTGCGCCTGCGCCGCCTCCCGGACCCGCCGGCCGGGGCGGCCGAGCCCGTCGGCACGCAATGGCCGCCGCGCTTTCCGCGCCTGCCGGCCATCCTCGTGGACCGGCTGGCCGTGAGCCGGATCCTCCTCGACGCGCCCGTGGCCGGCCAGGACGCCGCCATCGGGCTTTCGGGCCGACTGGCCGAATCCGGGGCCGGCGCCGTGAGCCTGACGCTTGACGCCAGGCGCCTGGACGGCGACAGGCCCCTGAACCTGCGCCTGGCCGGGGCGCTCAATTACGCTGACTGGAAACTGGCGGTCAAAGCCAGCCTGGCCGACGCGCCCGGCGGGCTGCTGGCCTCGGCCCTGGCCGGGCCAGGGGCCGGGGCCCTCGACGTGTCGCTCACCGGCGACGGCCCCCTGTCCGCCTGGAAGGGCCGGCTGACCGGCACACTGGCCGGCGCTTCCTTCCTGGGGGCCGACCTGGGCTTGGCCGTGCCCCTGGAAAAAGCGGCCATGGGCGCCTTTTCCCTGGACGCCGGCCTGACGCCGCCCCCGGGGCTTTTGCCGGACGCGGCGGCCAGGCTCGTGGGCGACGCGCCGACCTGCCGCCTGGCCGGCCGGTTCGGCATCGTATCCGGGGAAGTCTTCCTGGACCGGGCCGAACTGGCCGCCGCCGCCGGAACGCTGGCGGCCACGGCCCACCTGCCGGCCGACGGGCAGGCCCTGACCGCCCAGGCCAATGTGGCCGTGCCCGACGCCGCCCTGCTCGACCCGTCCCTGGCCGGCAGCCTTGCCGTCGCGGCCACGGCCTCGGGCGCCATGGAACGCCCGAAACTGGCGGCGATTGTAACCGCGAAAGACTTCGCCGCCGGCCCCCTGCGCCTGGACACGGCCAGGCTCGCGGCCACGGCCGAGCCGGCCGGCAGCCTCGACGGCCCCTTCCCCGGGGCGAGCTTGCACCTGTCCGGCTCCATCGAGGGGCTGGCCGGCCCCGAGGGCACGAGCCTGCTCGGCCAACACCTGGACCTGTCCCTGGAGGCCGCCGTGGACGGCAGCGGCGCCGTCACGGCCGGCTCCGGCCGCATCACCGGCCCGGGCGGGGCCGTCCGCCTGGCCGACGCGCGCTACGCCGGGGACCGCGTTTCCGGCGACGTGGACCTGACCCTGGCCGATGTGGCCGGCGCGGCCTCCCTGGCCGGCCTGCGCCTCACGGGCGGGCTGGCGCTCACCGCCGCCGTCACGGCCGACGCCGCCGGCCGGGGCAAGGCCCGGGCCCAACTGCGCCTGACGGGCCTGGCCAGCCCGACGGCCGGAGAACGCGACGCGGTCGGCCTGGCCCTGGCCGCCCTGCTCGGCCCCACGCCGACCCTGTCGGTGGACGGCGATTTCTCGCCCCAAGGCGCCACGGTAAGCGGCCTCAAGCTCACGGGCAAGGCCGTGTCCCTGGCCGGCTCGGCCGGCTACGACGCCGCCAGGGAAACCTTGTCCGCCAAGGCCGCCCTGACGACCCCGGACCTGGCCGTGCTCGGCCCGGCCCTGGACGTCAAGGCCGGCGGCGCGCTTTCCTGCGACATCGAGGCCTCGGGCAAGGCCGCCTCGCCCAGGGTCACGGTCAAGGCCGTGGCGGAAAAACCGTTTTGGGGCGAATTGGCCCTGACCGGGGCGACGCTGGAAGCCACGGCCGACGACGTGGCCGGCAACGCCGCCGGCAAGCTGGCCCTGGCCGCCCGGCGCGAGGGCGAATCGGCCCGGCTGGAGACGGCCTTCGCCCTGGCCGGCCACCGGCTCACGGTCAAGGACCTGCGCCTCGTCGCCCCGGAGGCCGCCTTTTCCGGCGAGGCGGCCGTCGCCCTGGACACGGGCCGGGTCTCCGGCAAGCTCTCCGGCAACGCCGCCAGCCTGGCCGGCCTGGGGCGGTTCACGGGCCAACGCCTGGCCGGAAGCCTCAAACTCGCCCTGACCGCCGAGGCCGGTCGCGACGGCCAGCGCCTGACCGCAGACCTCGGCGCCGCGAACCTGGCCGGGCCGGGACTTTCCGCCGCGCGCCTGACCGTGGCCGCCGACCTGGCCGACGTCACGGGGGCTCCCCGGGGCAAGGCCACGGTGTCCGGTTCGGGCCTCGCCGCCGGCGGCCTCACCCTGTCCAGCCTGACCCTGGCCGCGGCGGGCGACGGCAAGGCGCTTTCGGCCAACCTCGACACCAAGGGCAGCCTCCCCGGGGACAAGGCCCTGGAAGTGGCGGCCAAGGCTTCCCTGGCCACGGCCGGCAAGGCGAGAAAAATCACCGTGGCGTCCCTTTCCGGAAGCCTGGACAAACGCCGCTTTTCCCTGGCCGCGCCGGCCGTGGTCGGGATGGAGGGCGAGGCCATAAGCGTTAGCGCCCTGGCGCTGTCCTTTGACAAGGCCAGGATCGAGGTCTCGGGCAACCTGTCCCCGCGCGCCGTTTCGGCCAAGGCCACGCTGTCGGGCCTGCCCCTGCACCTGCTGGCCGCCTTTGGTGTCGCCGGCGTGGGCGGCACGGGCGCGGCCACGGCCACGGTATCCGGTTCGCCCCAGCGGCCGGAGGTGGCCGTGGAGGCCCGCGTCGACGGGCTCGTTTTGGCGGCGGAAAAAAACAGGGATCTGCCGACCCTGGCCGTGCGGGCCAAGGCGGCCCTTGCCGGCGGCAAGGCCTCGGTGACGGCCACCATCGCGCCCACGGGCAAGAAGGAAGCCGTCACCGTGGAGGCGGCCGTTGCGGCCCGCTTCGCCCTGTCGCCGTTTGCCTGGGACATGCCGGCCGGCGGCGCCCTTTCGGGCCGCGTCACCGCCGACAGCGACCTCAGCCAGATGGCGGCGCTTTTGGCCCAGGCCAACACCCGCATCGACGGCCGGCTGGCGGCGGACCTGCGCCTGGGCGGGACGCTCGGGGCGCCGTCGGTTTCGGGCAATCTGGCCCTGGCCGCCAAGAGCCTCGAAAACGCCGACGCCGGGCTGGTGCTGCGCAACGTGACCGTCCGCGCCGAGGCCGCCGGCGGCGTGCTCACCTTCGCCCAGGCCGGCGGCCAGGACGGGCGCGGCGGCTCCTTTACGCTGACCGGCACGGTGGGCGTGGCCGACTTGAGCAACGGGCCGGTGGACCTGGCCCTGACCCTGACCCGGCTGCGCGTGGCCGGCCTGGACCTGGCCACGGTCACGGCCGACGGCAAGGTGACGGTGACCGGCAACCTGTCGCGCCTGCGGGCCGGCGGCAAGATCACCCTGGGGCCGGCGGACATCAACCTGCCCACCTCCATGCCGCCCGAGGTGACGGTCATCCCGGTCACGTTCGTCAACGACCCCAACGCGCCGAAAAAAAAGGGCAAGGCCGCCCCGCCGGCAGCGGCGCGCCGCATCGACCTGGACCTGACCGTGGCCCTGGGCCAGGCGGTCTACGTGCGCGGGCTCGGCCTCGAATCGCGCTGGGGCGGCCAGGTCACAGTCACGGGCACGGCCGCCGCGCCCAAGGTGGTGGGCACGTATGCCGTGGAAAAGGGCCGGGTGGAGCTTTTCGGCAGCAACCTCGAAATCTCCAAGGGCGACATCGTCTTTCACGGCGAAACCCCGCCCGCCCCGGTCATCGACATCCTGGCCCAGAACACCACCAACGACGTCATGGCCGGGGTGGCCATCACCGGCGACGCCACCAACCCCTCCATCAACCTGGTTTCCCAGCCGACCCTGGCCCACGACGAGATCCTCTCGCGCATCCTCTTCGGCCAAAGCGCGGCCAACCTCTCGCCCCTGCAGGCGGCCCAGCTGGCCCAGGCGGCCGCCTCCCTCTACGCCGGCGGCACGCCCACCAGCATCCTGGCCCGCACGCGCCGCATCCTCGGCCTCGACCAGCTGACCCTGGTCTCGGGCAAGGGCGGCATGTCCTCCACGGTGCTGCGGGCCGGCAAGGAGATCGTCAAGGGCGTGACCGTGGGCGTGGAACAGGGCATGGGCGCGCAAACCGGGGCCGTGTCCGTGGAGGTGCAGGTCACCCCCAACATCACCATCGACAGCCGGGTGGGCGCCAACAACAAGCAGGGCGTGGGCGTCAACTGGAAGTGGGACTACTAA
- a CDS encoding autotransporter assembly complex family protein, which translates to MGIIIRLACAVVLALALCGPALAPAATRTAPARTPAGLAYVVRFSGDIPAETLDLLRQVSKAETLIQNPPDSILLLERRAEEDKANFAKVFQSDGYFAATIAAAVDQSATPAVLTYAVTPGPRFTLRQATLEPPGPDLPTPADIGLTVPSPFSAKAVVDAEAKITDILHRKGHPYAKVANRQVTADFGTHDVAVVWDVEAGPRATFGPARFSGLATVKEGYLAGLVPWAEGAPYDADLVTRFRKKLVSLDLFTLVADEPAPEPDPDGRVPVLVTLAERKHRTIKGGVDYKTDEGPGANLGWEHRNLFGGGEKLSVAASASSIEQFGEASFEKPDFITPKELFKARGKIANENKKAYEGQNAQATGSIRRQFTDSFSAAAGLGYRASRIIKDQSRPWEDDKRYGFVFLPVEAGYDTRNDVLDPQKGLQATVSAAPYWGTLAGGPNFVRPEFSLANYFKLADKPGLVLATRVIGGANIGTDRDNVSPDLRYYAGGSGSIRGYPYQTVGPLRGNTPVGGGSLLTFSAELRFRVTELIGIVPFVDGGSAFINPLPPYNQPILLGAGLGVRIYTPVGPVRLDVATPVTPRKDIDDIAQFYFSIGQSF; encoded by the coding sequence ATGGGCATCATCATCCGTCTCGCATGCGCCGTCGTCCTGGCCCTGGCCCTGTGCGGGCCGGCCCTGGCCCCGGCGGCGACCAGGACCGCCCCGGCCCGGACGCCGGCGGGGCTGGCCTACGTGGTGCGCTTTTCCGGCGACATCCCCGCCGAAACCCTGGACCTGCTGCGGCAGGTGTCCAAGGCCGAAACCCTCATCCAGAACCCGCCCGATTCCATCCTGCTCCTGGAACGCCGGGCCGAGGAGGACAAGGCCAACTTCGCCAAGGTCTTCCAGTCCGACGGCTACTTCGCCGCCACCATCGCCGCCGCCGTCGACCAGTCCGCCACGCCGGCCGTTTTGACCTATGCCGTCACGCCCGGCCCGCGTTTCACCCTGCGACAGGCGACTCTCGAACCCCCGGGGCCGGATTTGCCGACTCCGGCCGACATCGGCCTGACCGTGCCCTCGCCCTTTTCGGCCAAGGCCGTGGTGGACGCCGAGGCCAAGATCACCGACATCCTGCACCGCAAGGGCCATCCCTACGCCAAGGTGGCCAACCGGCAGGTCACGGCGGATTTCGGCACCCACGACGTCGCCGTGGTTTGGGACGTCGAGGCCGGCCCCCGGGCGACCTTCGGCCCGGCCCGCTTTTCCGGGCTGGCCACGGTCAAGGAAGGCTACCTGGCCGGGCTCGTGCCCTGGGCCGAGGGAGCGCCCTACGACGCCGACCTGGTGACGCGCTTTCGCAAAAAACTCGTCTCCCTGGACCTCTTCACCCTGGTTGCGGACGAGCCGGCGCCCGAGCCCGACCCCGACGGCCGCGTGCCGGTCCTGGTCACCCTGGCCGAGCGCAAACACCGCACCATCAAGGGCGGCGTGGACTACAAGACCGACGAAGGCCCCGGGGCCAACCTCGGCTGGGAGCACCGCAACCTCTTCGGCGGCGGCGAGAAGCTCTCCGTGGCCGCCAGCGCCTCCTCCATCGAACAGTTCGGCGAAGCCTCCTTCGAGAAGCCGGATTTCATCACGCCCAAGGAGCTGTTCAAGGCCCGGGGCAAGATCGCCAACGAGAACAAGAAGGCCTACGAAGGCCAAAACGCCCAGGCCACCGGCTCCATCCGCCGCCAGTTCACCGATTCCTTCTCGGCCGCGGCCGGGCTCGGCTACCGGGCCTCGCGCATCATCAAGGACCAGTCGCGCCCCTGGGAGGACGACAAGCGCTACGGCTTCGTCTTCCTGCCCGTGGAGGCGGGCTACGACACCCGAAACGACGTGCTCGACCCCCAAAAGGGGCTCCAGGCGACCGTATCCGCCGCCCCCTACTGGGGTACCCTGGCCGGCGGCCCCAACTTCGTGCGCCCGGAATTCTCCCTGGCCAACTATTTCAAGCTGGCCGACAAGCCCGGCCTGGTCCTGGCCACCCGGGTCATCGGCGGGGCCAACATCGGCACCGACCGCGACAACGTCTCGCCGGACCTGCGCTACTACGCCGGCGGTTCGGGCTCCATCCGCGGCTACCCCTACCAGACCGTCGGGCCGCTACGGGGCAACACGCCCGTGGGCGGCGGTTCGCTGCTCACCTTTTCGGCGGAACTGCGCTTTCGCGTGACGGAGCTCATCGGCATCGTGCCCTTCGTCGACGGCGGCTCGGCCTTCATCAACCCGCTGCCGCCCTACAACCAGCCCATACTGCTCGGCGCGGGCCTGGGCGTGCGCATCTATACCCCCGTCGGCCCCGTGCGCCTGGACGTGGCCACGCCCGTGACGCCGCGCAAGGACATCGACGACATTGCCCAATTCTACTTCAGCATCGGACAATCCTTCTAG
- the gap gene encoding type I glyceraldehyde-3-phosphate dehydrogenase — protein sequence MAVTIGINGFGRIGRYLTRLLADDPELTLVAINARADNAQLAHLLKYDSVHGRFSGTAVPTDDGLLVNGKPVRITRHGGGDWRWNDCGCDYVIETTGKFVDRESCEKHMAGGAKKVIISAPGKNEDVTIVMGVNDHELAAEHKIISNASCTTNCLAPIAKALNDAFGIKHGLMTTIHSYTMSQRILDGSHKDWRRGRACALSMIPTTTGAARAVTKVIPSLTGRLDGMSIRVPTPNVSVVDFTCELEKATDTEGMLAVLQAAAGDNLGFTDEPLVSVDFVGDTHGGVVDAKASQVLDGTMAKVLAWYDNEAGFTNQLVRLIKKVAAL from the coding sequence ATGGCGGTGACCATCGGCATTAACGGATTCGGCCGTATCGGCCGGTACCTGACGCGGCTTTTGGCCGACGACCCCGAGCTCACCCTCGTGGCGATCAACGCCCGGGCCGACAACGCCCAGCTTGCCCACCTGCTCAAGTACGATTCCGTGCACGGCCGGTTTTCCGGCACGGCCGTGCCCACCGACGACGGGCTGCTCGTGAACGGCAAGCCCGTGAGAATCACCCGCCACGGCGGCGGCGACTGGCGCTGGAACGACTGCGGCTGCGACTACGTGATCGAAACCACGGGCAAGTTCGTGGACCGCGAGTCCTGCGAAAAGCACATGGCCGGCGGCGCCAAAAAGGTCATCATCAGCGCCCCGGGCAAGAACGAGGACGTCACCATCGTCATGGGCGTCAACGACCACGAGCTCGCGGCCGAGCACAAGATCATCTCCAACGCCTCCTGCACCACCAACTGCCTGGCCCCCATCGCCAAGGCCTTAAACGACGCCTTCGGCATCAAGCACGGGCTCATGACCACCATCCACTCCTACACCATGAGCCAGCGCATCCTGGACGGTTCCCACAAGGACTGGCGCCGGGGCCGGGCCTGCGCCCTGTCCATGATCCCCACCACCACCGGCGCCGCCCGGGCCGTGACCAAGGTCATCCCGTCCCTGACCGGCCGCCTGGACGGCATGTCCATCCGGGTGCCCACGCCCAACGTCTCGGTGGTGGACTTCACCTGCGAGCTGGAAAAGGCCACGGACACCGAGGGCATGCTGGCGGTGCTCCAGGCCGCCGCCGGCGACAACCTGGGATTTACCGACGAGCCGCTGGTGTCCGTCGACTTCGTGGGCGACACCCACGGCGGCGTGGTGGACGCCAAGGCCTCCCAGGTCCTGGACGGCACCATGGCCAAGGTGCTGGCCTGGTACGACAACGAGGCCGGCTTCACCAACCAGCTCGTGCGCCTGATCAAGAAAGTGGCCGCCCTGTAG
- a CDS encoding response regulator, giving the protein MTAPTTPQALFHAPLLVTASEGHARIDREFFKRARILGARHAASGARALEMARKGGVDLIVCDANLGDMDVRTFVAALKAEPGLAHIPVILTMIDARRTDVLTAVKLGAAGICLRPYSEDTFRKHLTMAAHMARFAAAERAALARAAAREAAGDHEAARSAYEAVARAPDDAPRFFEAGMAALAARDMERAILAFHKALAANALFVEAYLGLARAWKAKGSTRQYRHYMKEAASACARASRFLELRDQFIGLLGEDEAGYNPFLALGNELVRERHYAAAVSLYRHALELAPQNADIYLGLSRAYHFLRRPDLARRAAGKSLALDNRQEEARTIQRRLAAGRRPGDIPPMEEAAGQAPPARYPLLLRGVLYLAGLAAETLVRPKKTARAA; this is encoded by the coding sequence ATGACCGCGCCCACGACACCCCAGGCCCTTTTTCACGCGCCGCTTCTCGTCACCGCCAGCGAAGGCCATGCCCGCATCGACCGGGAATTCTTCAAGCGCGCCCGCATCCTCGGCGCGCGCCATGCCGCCTCGGGGGCCAGGGCCCTGGAGATGGCCCGCAAGGGCGGCGTGGACCTCATCGTGTGCGACGCGAACCTCGGCGACATGGACGTCCGGACCTTCGTGGCGGCGCTTAAGGCCGAGCCGGGCCTGGCCCACATCCCGGTCATCCTGACCATGATCGACGCCAGGCGAACCGACGTCCTCACCGCCGTCAAGCTCGGTGCGGCCGGCATCTGCCTGCGGCCCTATTCCGAGGACACCTTCCGCAAGCACCTCACCATGGCCGCCCACATGGCCCGGTTCGCCGCCGCCGAAAGGGCCGCCCTGGCCCGGGCCGCCGCCAGGGAGGCCGCCGGCGACCACGAAGCCGCCCGGAGCGCCTACGAGGCCGTGGCCCGCGCCCCGGACGACGCGCCGCGCTTTTTCGAGGCCGGCATGGCCGCCCTGGCCGCCCGGGACATGGAACGGGCCATCCTGGCCTTCCACAAGGCCCTGGCCGCAAACGCCCTGTTCGTCGAGGCCTACCTCGGCCTGGCCCGGGCCTGGAAGGCCAAGGGCAGCACCCGCCAGTACCGCCACTACATGAAGGAGGCGGCCTCGGCCTGCGCCAGGGCCAGCCGCTTTCTGGAGCTGCGCGACCAGTTCATCGGGCTGCTCGGCGAGGACGAGGCCGGCTACAACCCCTTCCTGGCCCTGGGCAACGAGCTGGTGCGCGAGCGGCACTACGCCGCCGCCGTGTCGCTCTACCGCCACGCCCTGGAACTGGCCCCGCAAAACGCCGACATCTACCTGGGCCTGTCGCGGGCCTACCATTTCCTGCGCCGCCCGGACCTGGCCCGGCGGGCGGCCGGCAAGAGCCTGGCCCTCGACAATCGCCAGGAAGAAGCCCGGACCATCCAGCGCCGCCTGGCCGCCGGCCGCCGGCCGGGCGACATCCCGCCCATGGAGGAGGCGGCGGGGCAAGCCCCGCCGGCGCGCTACCCCCTGCTGCTGCGCGGCGTGCTCTATCTGGCCGGCCTTGCCGCCGAGACCCTGGTGCGGCCCAAAAAGACCGCCCGCGCCGCCTGA
- a CDS encoding cellulose binding domain-containing protein yields MPIPLAALRSLPLLLLACCLPASAALALDGVSATFAVTQDWGTGCTAGVTITNTDPTRALADWRLSFSLAGTVTGSWEATRLDDQDGTIVFGPAAWNATIAPGASVTVGLSVTPGGIAAPADLGVTGTWCTDCTTTTTTTTTTADSRITADRDGTAFTSGGNAPLQVHARVGQTRTFTFDKAVTAVTARNPDVARLTLADGALAVTGRAAGRTGLRLTFADATVLYIGLRIDTAAGALPGLPGPVAIGSVSEDTDADLSFWRGHEPGKAGTRADIRYIYINGGPLTGWSSWDPDRATSYAKESLVLGLVPFFVFYNIPDGGESYYTDLAHVQDADYMTAYYANLALFLSQVTAVMQGELYGVVLEPDFLGYMQQNSGLAPSAITTADGSLVDTVKRINAQVRANGGNVAFGWQLNLWASPTGTGARGVIRRTDDNDQGWAVGRQTIVHVANEIAAYALSAGILTSGADFVSIDKYGLDAGIQSPDDPAQSTWFWNGDHWNNYLLFVKTLGQATGKPMVLWQLPVGRINATSRVSARTGEPFPDLANTSRRYEDSCATYFLGDTVNEATSLRAAYFARNKAGDPALSADGPTVTWGEHLSALPAYGVIAALFGAGVGDSTHGTGQPPTDGWYWIQSVQEYYLAHPAPASGGPTLPFLPLLLGGQ; encoded by the coding sequence ATGCCCATTCCCCTCGCCGCCTTGCGGTCCCTGCCGCTCCTGCTGCTCGCCTGCTGCCTGCCCGCTTCCGCCGCCCTGGCCCTGGACGGCGTCAGCGCCACCTTCGCCGTGACCCAGGACTGGGGCACGGGCTGCACGGCCGGCGTCACCATCACCAACACCGACCCCACGCGAGCCCTGGCCGACTGGCGACTTTCCTTCAGCCTGGCCGGGACCGTGACCGGCAGTTGGGAGGCGACGCGCCTGGACGACCAGGACGGCACGATCGTCTTCGGCCCGGCCGCCTGGAACGCCACCATCGCCCCGGGCGCCTCGGTGACCGTGGGCCTGTCCGTGACGCCCGGCGGCATCGCCGCCCCCGCCGACCTGGGCGTCACCGGCACATGGTGCACGGACTGCACCACCACGACCACCACCACGACCACGACCGCCGACTCCCGCATCACGGCCGACCGGGACGGGACCGCCTTCACCAGCGGCGGCAACGCCCCGTTGCAGGTCCACGCCCGGGTCGGCCAGACCCGCACCTTCACCTTCGACAAGGCCGTCACGGCCGTCACGGCCCGCAACCCCGACGTGGCCCGGCTGACCCTGGCCGACGGGGCGCTTGCGGTGACCGGGCGCGCCGCCGGCCGCACGGGCCTGCGCCTGACCTTCGCCGACGCCACGGTCCTGTACATCGGGCTTCGCATCGACACGGCCGCCGGCGCCCTGCCGGGGCTGCCGGGGCCGGTGGCCATCGGCTCGGTGTCCGAGGACACCGACGCCGACCTGTCCTTCTGGCGCGGCCACGAGCCGGGCAAGGCCGGCACCCGGGCCGACATCCGCTACATCTACATCAACGGCGGCCCCCTAACCGGCTGGTCCTCCTGGGACCCGGACCGGGCCACCTCCTATGCCAAGGAAAGCCTCGTCCTGGGGCTCGTTCCCTTCTTCGTGTTCTACAACATCCCCGACGGCGGCGAGAGCTATTACACGGACCTGGCCCACGTCCAGGACGCCGACTACATGACGGCCTATTACGCCAACCTGGCCCTGTTCCTGTCCCAGGTCACGGCCGTCATGCAGGGCGAACTCTACGGCGTGGTCCTCGAACCGGACTTCCTCGGCTACATGCAGCAAAATTCCGGCCTGGCCCCGTCGGCCATCACCACCGCCGACGGCAGCCTCGTCGACACGGTAAAACGCATCAACGCCCAGGTCCGGGCAAACGGCGGCAACGTGGCCTTCGGCTGGCAGCTCAACCTCTGGGCCTCGCCCACGGGCACGGGGGCGCGCGGCGTCATCCGCCGCACCGACGACAACGACCAGGGCTGGGCGGTCGGCCGGCAGACCATCGTGCACGTCGCCAACGAGATCGCCGCCTATGCCCTGTCCGCCGGCATCCTGACCAGCGGCGCGGATTTCGTGTCCATCGACAAGTACGGCCTCGACGCCGGCATACAATCGCCCGACGACCCGGCCCAGTCGACCTGGTTTTGGAACGGCGACCATTGGAACAACTACTTGCTGTTCGTCAAAACCCTGGGCCAGGCCACGGGCAAGCCCATGGTGCTGTGGCAGCTGCCCGTGGGCCGCATCAACGCCACCTCCCGGGTCAGCGCGCGCACGGGCGAGCCCTTCCCGGACCTGGCCAACACCTCCCGGCGCTACGAGGACAGCTGCGCCACCTATTTCCTGGGCGACACCGTAAACGAAGCGACAAGCCTGCGGGCCGCGTACTTCGCCCGAAACAAGGCCGGCGACCCGGCCCTGTCGGCGGACGGCCCGACCGTGACCTGGGGCGAGCACCTAAGCGCCCTGCCGGCGTACGGCGTCATCGCGGCCCTTTTCGGCGCCGGCGTCGGCGACAGCACCCACGGCACCGGCCAGCCGCCCACCGACGGCTGGTACTGGATCCAGTCGGTCCAGGAATACTACCTGGCCCACCCGGCCCCGGCCTCGGGCGGCCCGACCCTGCCGTTTTTGCCGCTGCTTCTGGGCGGGCAGTGA